One segment of Olsenella uli DSM 7084 DNA contains the following:
- a CDS encoding LysR family transcriptional regulator codes for MEIRQLRYFVAVAEMQSFTKAAKMLFVSQSALSQQLGKLEDETGLHLVDRTTRAVSLTDVGKKVLPSVRHILREVDNLASIDEASSGLLLDGRHEVRIGFDLRGMYNRDLRHTITDSLFKLRALVPDLHVSFAALNHENLVSELEDGRVDLGFFLHQDRRLHGSNALEVKYLGQDEMVIAIRSAEDVGEGPDAARHVLRKHDVCLLDRESTGSYQSIKIFEELGVEPRLYFASSRESMLMLLDSGECASVLPRGVILRHDRSNVRTIRLDMGDATLYWLAAWHKDGDSRIIDAILDAISCREDLFFA; via the coding sequence ATGGAAATCAGACAGTTGCGCTACTTCGTGGCAGTTGCAGAGATGCAAAGCTTCACCAAGGCAGCCAAGATGCTCTTTGTCTCCCAGTCCGCGCTCTCTCAGCAGCTGGGTAAGCTCGAGGATGAGACTGGCCTGCACTTGGTGGATAGGACGACGCGTGCCGTGAGTCTGACGGATGTCGGGAAGAAGGTCTTGCCGTCCGTCCGTCACATCCTGCGCGAGGTCGACAACCTCGCCTCTATCGACGAGGCTTCCAGTGGACTTCTGCTGGACGGGCGACATGAGGTCCGGATCGGCTTCGACCTTCGTGGCATGTACAACCGCGACCTTCGCCACACGATCACCGACTCCCTCTTCAAGCTGCGTGCGCTGGTACCGGACCTGCACGTGAGCTTCGCGGCGCTGAACCATGAGAACCTCGTCAGCGAACTGGAGGATGGGCGCGTGGACCTGGGCTTCTTCCTTCATCAGGACAGGCGGTTGCATGGCAGCAACGCGCTTGAGGTCAAGTATCTCGGCCAGGATGAGATGGTCATCGCGATTCGCTCGGCAGAGGACGTCGGGGAGGGTCCGGATGCGGCCAGGCATGTCCTGAGGAAGCATGACGTCTGCCTGCTCGACCGAGAGAGCACGGGATCTTACCAGTCAATCAAGATCTTCGAGGAGCTTGGCGTCGAACCGCGGCTCTACTTTGCCTCGAGTCGAGAGAGCATGCTGATGCTGCTTGACAGCGGGGAGTGCGCAAGCGTGTTGCCCCGTGGGGTCATACTGCGACACGATCGCAGCAATGTCCGCACCATCAGGCTCGATATGGGCGACGCAACGCTGTATTGGCTCGCCGCTTGGCACAAGGACGGTGACAGCCGCATCATCGACGCCATCCTTGATGCCATCTCGTGTCGGGAGGACCTGTTCTTCGCGTGA
- a CDS encoding YjjI family glycine radical enzyme: protein MSGFMDIITARNLTYKQKVLHLAQAAENSEHPLKTTKEFDRLFAAHAIDDMCEGNAPYRPRYIAPDYQLFAEQGSDFLRLDAPKDLDDLLWGLAMLYDNVPSVTSRPVYVGQLDRVIEPFIANLDDESVMDRLARFLDYVDRTVASGYCHANIGPEYTRAGELLLRVEQRLQNAVPNFTLKYDPAITPDGYARLALETTMLCSNPAFANDRIHRETYPDDYTVVSCYNVLPLRGGAYCLDRILLPHLAELATGVDDFMDNLIPEATGALLEFMNERVRFIVERSHFFESSFLVREGLIERERFCGMFGVAGMSECVERLLSPGGNHVYGTDPEANALAERIMERICSQVAGFDAVYSEVAGGHFLMHAQAGFSDQKGVTPGVRIRVGEEPESLFDHIRMQARMHRFFNTGVSDIFPIEPTAKGNPDALLDVVKGAFALDDKYLSFYSSDSDLVRITGFLAKRSEMERFQGGGAVLQDTAHDGLGNYTANHLADRKVSLG, encoded by the coding sequence ATGAGCGGATTCATGGACATCATCACGGCGAGAAACCTCACCTACAAGCAGAAGGTGCTGCACCTGGCGCAGGCCGCTGAGAACAGCGAACATCCCCTCAAGACGACGAAGGAGTTCGACCGGCTGTTCGCCGCACATGCCATCGATGACATGTGCGAGGGCAACGCTCCCTACCGACCCCGCTACATCGCCCCCGACTACCAGCTCTTTGCCGAGCAGGGCAGCGACTTCTTGCGTCTGGACGCGCCCAAGGACCTCGACGACCTCCTCTGGGGCCTGGCCATGCTCTACGACAACGTCCCCTCCGTCACGAGCAGACCGGTCTACGTGGGCCAGCTCGATCGCGTCATCGAGCCCTTCATCGCGAACCTCGACGATGAGTCGGTCATGGACAGGCTCGCCCGCTTCCTCGACTACGTCGACCGCACCGTCGCCAGCGGCTACTGCCATGCCAACATCGGCCCGGAGTACACCCGCGCCGGAGAGCTGCTCCTCAGGGTCGAGCAGAGGCTGCAGAACGCCGTGCCCAACTTCACCCTCAAGTACGACCCTGCCATAACGCCCGACGGCTACGCCCGCCTCGCCCTCGAGACCACGATGCTCTGCTCGAACCCCGCCTTCGCCAACGACCGCATCCACCGAGAGACCTATCCTGACGACTACACGGTCGTGAGCTGCTACAACGTACTGCCCCTGCGCGGCGGGGCCTACTGCCTCGACCGCATCCTGCTGCCACATCTGGCAGAGCTCGCCACGGGCGTGGACGACTTCATGGACAACCTGATTCCCGAGGCCACAGGCGCGCTGCTCGAGTTCATGAACGAGCGCGTGCGCTTCATCGTAGAACGCTCCCACTTCTTCGAAAGCTCCTTCCTCGTGAGGGAGGGCCTGATCGAGCGCGAGCGCTTCTGTGGCATGTTTGGCGTCGCCGGCATGAGCGAATGCGTGGAGCGGCTCCTCTCCCCTGGCGGCAACCACGTCTATGGCACCGACCCCGAGGCCAATGCCCTCGCGGAGCGCATCATGGAGAGGATCTGCTCCCAGGTGGCCGGCTTCGACGCTGTCTACTCCGAGGTGGCCGGCGGCCACTTCCTCATGCATGCGCAGGCGGGCTTCTCTGACCAGAAGGGCGTCACGCCCGGCGTGCGCATCCGCGTGGGCGAGGAGCCAGAGAGCCTCTTCGACCACATCCGCATGCAGGCGCGCATGCACCGCTTCTTCAACACGGGCGTCTCGGATATCTTCCCCATCGAGCCGACGGCCAAGGGCAACCCCGACGCCCTGCTCGATGTGGTGAAGGGAGCCTTTGCCCTGGATGACAAGTACCTCTCGTTCTACTCGTCTGACAGCGACCTCGTGCGCATCACCGGCTTCCTGGCCAAGCGCTCCGAGATGGAGCGCTTCCAGGGCGGCGGCGCCGTGCTGCAGGACACCGCCCACGACGGCCTGGGCAACTACACCGCCAACCACCTCGCGGACCGCAAGGTCAGCCTCGGGTGA
- a CDS encoding amidohydrolase, translating to MNSEANSEAVALASNHVFVSARRPDEAATLVLRGGCVERLLPREAASDLAAAGIEVRDLGEAFVTPGFHDAHQHVFHAALFPSGLATEYRGTSERDVVDHMVSFARTRPGDGWLLGHGWRETFWNPAQAPTRSSLDAAFPNRPVALYSGDAHTLWVNSAGLRELGIDEGTEPPQGGSFDRDDEGRLTGVLREAAGMFYVARVLRSLPLDEMKGIYRSYFVRLNAMGVTSVCDMALSLVPGADGINPAVYEALLAEGDLTLRAHLFPTLSEDESNLEGLQARLTGDMLRAPGFKQFFDGVSSQHTAWVTDEYANPRFAGDVGRPTVAPERMRALVLAAASRGHAVRIHTIGDEAVRQAIDIFTEAHRRYGDPHQGANTMEHVEDIHPEDIARMAAAHVVASVQPPHVTIDVTQPARDLGEWRARRMWPFDQMLHQGVTLAFGTDAPVVAPNALDVLWCATERSDPDAHEPASGWHPEHRVSRIQAIGAYTAGSAAAVARAGELGTLEPGMLADLAVWDTNLLTVPSERLQGSRVLETYVGGCRVWCA from the coding sequence ATGAACAGTGAGGCCAACAGCGAGGCCGTCGCGCTCGCGTCCAACCACGTCTTCGTCAGCGCACGGCGCCCCGACGAGGCCGCAACCCTTGTGCTGAGGGGCGGCTGCGTCGAGCGCCTGCTTCCCCGCGAGGCGGCCTCGGATCTTGCGGCAGCAGGGATCGAGGTCCGCGACTTGGGCGAGGCCTTCGTGACGCCGGGATTTCACGACGCCCACCAGCACGTGTTCCATGCCGCCCTCTTTCCCTCGGGACTTGCCACGGAGTATCGTGGCACGAGCGAGCGGGACGTGGTCGACCACATGGTCTCCTTCGCGCGCACGCGCCCGGGAGATGGCTGGCTTCTGGGGCATGGCTGGCGCGAGACCTTCTGGAATCCCGCGCAAGCGCCCACGCGCAGCTCGCTTGACGCCGCCTTCCCCAATCGCCCTGTGGCGCTGTACTCCGGAGACGCCCACACCCTCTGGGTGAACTCGGCAGGCCTGCGGGAGCTGGGGATAGACGAGGGAACCGAGCCTCCCCAGGGCGGCAGCTTCGATCGCGACGACGAGGGGCGCCTGACGGGCGTCCTGCGCGAGGCCGCGGGTATGTTCTATGTGGCGCGTGTCCTGCGCAGCCTTCCCCTCGACGAGATGAAGGGCATCTACCGCTCCTACTTCGTGCGCCTCAATGCCATGGGCGTCACGAGCGTGTGCGACATGGCGCTCTCCCTGGTGCCCGGTGCAGATGGCATCAACCCTGCCGTGTACGAGGCGCTGCTTGCTGAGGGCGACCTCACGCTGCGTGCCCACCTGTTTCCCACGCTCTCGGAGGACGAGTCCAACCTGGAGGGGCTCCAGGCCCGCCTCACGGGCGACATGCTGCGCGCTCCCGGCTTCAAGCAGTTCTTCGATGGCGTGAGCAGCCAGCATACTGCCTGGGTCACGGACGAGTATGCCAACCCCCGCTTTGCCGGTGACGTCGGGCGGCCGACCGTCGCGCCGGAGCGCATGCGCGCCCTCGTGCTCGCCGCCGCGAGCCGAGGCCATGCCGTGCGCATCCACACCATCGGCGACGAGGCCGTCCGCCAGGCCATCGACATCTTCACGGAAGCTCATAGGCGCTACGGCGACCCCCACCAGGGCGCCAACACGATGGAGCACGTCGAGGACATCCACCCCGAGGACATCGCCCGCATGGCCGCGGCCCACGTGGTCGCATCGGTGCAGCCGCCCCACGTCACGATCGACGTCACGCAGCCTGCACGCGATCTGGGCGAGTGGCGGGCGCGGCGCATGTGGCCCTTCGACCAGATGCTGCACCAAGGCGTGACGTTGGCGTTCGGGACGGACGCGCCGGTCGTCGCACCGAATGCACTCGACGTCCTGTGGTGCGCGACCGAGCGCTCCGACCCCGACGCCCACGAGCCGGCCTCCGGCTGGCATCCCGAGCACCGCGTCTCGCGCATCCAGGCCATTGGGGCCTACACCGCCGGCTCCGCCGCTGCCGTCGCCCGTGCGGGCGAGCTGGGCACCCTCGAGCCAGGCATGCTTGCCGACCTCGCTGTCTGGGACACCAACCTCCTGACGGTGCCGTCCGAGCGCCTCCAGGGGTCGCGGGTCCTCGAGACATACGTAGGGGGTTGCCGCGTCTGGTGCGCCTAG
- a CDS encoding YjjW family glycine radical enzyme activase, with protein sequence MPADDAAAPRLGRRASERTSERVMVNKVIPFSLVDGPGSRCSVFLQGCNIRCAYCHNPETQATCINCTDCVAGCPSGALSLREGRVVWDEATCIGCDQCIHVCGHRASPKVRLLDAGEVFGIVRGYVPFIRGVTTSGGECMLHPRFLKGLFERCRGIGLETLIDTNGTIDFEGHEDLLAVANGVMLDVKAWDDGLFRRLTGSGNATVLKNLAFLGERDKLEEIRVVVVDGWNDPEDAIDGIADTLGELVGRQRLKLIRFRRFGVIGELSSMASPSDERMAQLERRARDVGFGEVVTT encoded by the coding sequence ATGCCAGCTGACGACGCTGCCGCCCCCAGATTGGGAAGGCGGGCATCCGAGCGCACATCCGAGCGCGTGATGGTGAACAAGGTCATCCCCTTCAGCCTGGTGGATGGCCCGGGTTCGCGCTGCTCCGTCTTCCTACAGGGGTGCAACATCCGTTGTGCCTACTGCCACAACCCCGAGACCCAGGCGACATGCATCAACTGCACGGACTGCGTTGCCGGCTGCCCGTCGGGCGCACTCTCGCTGCGCGAGGGGCGCGTGGTGTGGGACGAGGCCACGTGCATTGGCTGCGACCAGTGCATCCACGTCTGCGGCCACAGGGCCTCCCCCAAGGTGCGCCTCCTGGACGCCGGGGAGGTCTTTGGCATCGTGCGCGGCTACGTGCCCTTCATCCGCGGCGTGACCACCTCGGGCGGCGAGTGCATGCTGCACCCTCGCTTCCTGAAGGGGCTCTTTGAGCGCTGCCGGGGCATCGGGCTGGAAACGCTCATCGACACCAACGGCACCATCGACTTCGAGGGACACGAGGACCTCCTTGCCGTGGCCAATGGCGTCATGCTCGACGTGAAGGCCTGGGACGACGGGCTCTTTCGTCGCCTGACGGGCTCGGGCAACGCCACCGTCCTGAAGAACCTTGCGTTCTTGGGCGAGCGGGACAAACTCGAGGAGATACGCGTCGTCGTGGTGGACGGCTGGAACGACCCCGAGGACGCCATCGACGGCATCGCGGATACCTTGGGCGAGCTGGTCGGCAGGCAGCGCCTGAAGCTCATCCGGTTTCGGCGCTTTGGCGTCATCGGCGAGCTCTCCTCGATGGCCTCGCCCAGCGACGAGCGCATGGCGCAGCTGGAGCGCCGCGCGCGCGATGTCGGCTTTGGGGAGGTGGTCACCACCTAG
- a CDS encoding pseudouridine-5'-phosphate glycosidase yields MKNLKDYLVVSPEVQEALDNNRPVVALESTIISHGMPYPRNVETALNVERIIRDHGAVPATIAIIGGKLVAGCSAEQIERLGKKGLEVTKASRRDLPVLIERAADGASTVAATMIIASLAGISVFATGGIGGVHRGAETTMDVSADLEELAQTPVMVICAGAKSILDLGLTREYLETKGVTVLGYQTDVLPAFYTRESAFGVDYRVDTASELAGIFNAKEAVGLRGGLLVTNPIPEQYSMDADAINQTIDEAVAEAGALGVRGKDITPYLLDKIQKMTGGASLEANIQLVYNNVALGAEVAKELCARRA; encoded by the coding sequence GTGAAGAACCTCAAGGATTACCTGGTCGTCTCGCCTGAGGTCCAGGAGGCGCTTGACAACAACAGGCCCGTCGTCGCCCTCGAGTCCACCATCATCTCCCATGGCATGCCCTACCCCAGAAACGTCGAGACCGCCCTCAACGTCGAGAGGATCATCCGCGACCACGGCGCCGTCCCCGCCACCATCGCCATCATCGGCGGCAAGCTCGTCGCCGGCTGCTCCGCCGAGCAGATCGAGCGCCTGGGCAAGAAGGGCCTCGAGGTGACCAAGGCGAGCCGCAGGGACCTCCCGGTGCTCATCGAGCGTGCGGCAGACGGCGCCTCCACCGTCGCCGCGACCATGATCATCGCCAGCCTGGCGGGCATCTCCGTGTTCGCCACGGGCGGCATCGGCGGAGTCCATCGCGGGGCCGAGACCACCATGGACGTCTCCGCCGACCTCGAGGAGCTCGCGCAGACGCCGGTCATGGTCATCTGCGCAGGTGCCAAGTCCATCCTCGACCTCGGTCTCACCCGCGAGTACCTCGAGACCAAGGGCGTCACCGTCCTGGGCTACCAGACCGACGTGCTCCCCGCGTTCTACACCCGCGAGAGCGCCTTCGGGGTCGACTACCGCGTTGACACCGCCTCCGAACTCGCCGGCATCTTCAATGCCAAGGAGGCCGTCGGCCTCAGGGGCGGTCTGCTCGTCACCAACCCCATCCCCGAGCAGTACTCCATGGATGCGGACGCGATCAACCAGACCATCGATGAGGCCGTCGCCGAGGCGGGCGCCCTGGGCGTGCGCGGCAAGGATATAACGCCCTACCTCCTCGACAAGATCCAGAAGATGACCGGCGGCGCCAGCCTCGAGGCCAACATCCAGCTGGTGTACAACAACGTCGCGCTGGGTGCCGAGGTCGCCAAGGAGCTCTGCGCACGCAGGGCGTAG
- a CDS encoding co-chaperone GroES, whose protein sequence is MTLKPLGDRVLVKPAPKEEKTASGLYISSGAQEKPQRGEVIAVGAGKLNDKGERIVPDVKVGDQVYYGKFGGNEIKVDGEDFLLLRADDIYAIVTE, encoded by the coding sequence ATGACTCTTAAGCCTTTGGGCGACCGCGTCCTCGTCAAGCCTGCTCCCAAGGAGGAGAAGACCGCCAGCGGCCTCTACATCTCCTCTGGCGCTCAGGAGAAGCCGCAGCGTGGCGAGGTCATCGCTGTTGGTGCCGGCAAGCTCAACGACAAGGGCGAGCGCATCGTCCCGGACGTCAAGGTGGGCGACCAGGTCTACTACGGCAAGTTCGGCGGCAACGAGATCAAGGTCGACGGCGAGGACTTCCTGCTCCTGCGCGCCGATGACATCTACGCGATCGTTACTGAGTAG
- the groL gene encoding chaperonin GroEL (60 kDa chaperone family; promotes refolding of misfolded polypeptides especially under stressful conditions; forms two stacked rings of heptamers to form a barrel-shaped 14mer; ends can be capped by GroES; misfolded proteins enter the barrel where they are refolded when GroES binds) — MAKDIAFGTDARAKLAKGVNTLADAVTTTMGPKGRYVAIERSFGAPTITNDGVSVAKEIELKDPIENMGAQLVKEVATKTNDTVGDGTTTATLLAQVIVNEGLRNVAAGANPIAIRRGVDKAVTAAVDEMKKAARDVSTSEQIASVGTISAGDPAIGAKISEAMEVVGKDGVITVEDSQTFGIDIDTVEGMQFDKGYISPYFATNNENMTAELQNPYILMTDQKISNIQDILPVLEAIQKSGSPLLLIAEDVDGEALATLILNKLRGTLNVCAVKAPGYGDRRKRMLEDIAILTGGQPAMKELGVELTDVTAEMLGRAKSVKVTKDETTIVDGAGSKEAIEERLGQINSEIENTDSDFDREKLQERKAKLAGGVAVIKVGAATEVELKEVKHRIEDALQATRAAVEEGIVAGGGVAFLQATKALDDVDCADNDERIGVEIIRKALSAPVRTIAQNAGFEGSVVVEKIKGLPEGEGLDSANGEWGDMIEMGVLDPVKVTRTTLQNAASVSGLILITEATVSDEPKDTSIEDAISRAAAAGGQGGGMY, encoded by the coding sequence ATGGCCAAGGACATTGCTTTCGGCACCGACGCCCGCGCCAAGCTCGCCAAGGGCGTGAACACGCTGGCTGACGCCGTCACCACCACCATGGGCCCCAAGGGCCGCTACGTCGCGATCGAGCGCTCCTTCGGCGCCCCCACGATCACCAACGACGGCGTCTCCGTCGCCAAGGAGATCGAGCTCAAGGACCCGATCGAGAACATGGGTGCCCAGCTGGTGAAGGAGGTCGCCACCAAGACCAACGACACCGTGGGTGACGGCACCACCACCGCGACCCTGCTCGCCCAGGTCATCGTCAACGAGGGCCTGCGCAACGTCGCCGCCGGCGCCAACCCCATCGCCATCCGTCGTGGTGTCGACAAGGCCGTCACCGCTGCCGTCGACGAGATGAAGAAGGCCGCCCGCGACGTCTCCACCTCCGAGCAGATTGCCTCCGTCGGCACCATCTCCGCCGGCGATCCCGCGATCGGGGCCAAGATCTCCGAGGCCATGGAGGTCGTGGGCAAGGACGGCGTCATCACCGTCGAGGACTCCCAGACCTTCGGCATCGACATCGACACCGTCGAGGGCATGCAGTTCGACAAGGGCTACATCTCCCCGTACTTCGCCACCAACAACGAGAACATGACGGCCGAGCTCCAGAACCCCTACATCCTGATGACCGACCAGAAGATCTCCAACATCCAGGACATCCTGCCGGTCCTCGAGGCCATCCAGAAGAGTGGCTCCCCGCTGCTTCTCATCGCCGAGGACGTCGACGGCGAGGCCCTCGCGACCCTGATCCTCAACAAGCTGCGCGGCACCCTCAACGTCTGTGCCGTCAAGGCCCCCGGCTATGGTGACCGTCGCAAGCGCATGCTCGAGGACATCGCCATCCTCACCGGTGGCCAGCCTGCCATGAAGGAGCTCGGCGTCGAGCTCACCGACGTTACCGCCGAGATGCTCGGTCGCGCCAAGTCGGTCAAGGTCACCAAGGACGAGACCACCATCGTCGATGGTGCCGGCTCCAAGGAGGCCATCGAGGAGCGTCTGGGCCAGATCAACTCGGAGATCGAGAACACCGACTCCGACTTCGACCGCGAGAAGCTTCAGGAGCGCAAGGCCAAGCTGGCCGGCGGCGTTGCGGTCATCAAGGTCGGCGCCGCCACCGAGGTCGAGCTCAAGGAGGTCAAGCACCGCATCGAGGATGCCCTGCAGGCCACCCGCGCGGCCGTCGAGGAGGGTATCGTCGCCGGCGGCGGCGTCGCCTTCCTGCAGGCCACCAAGGCCCTGGACGACGTCGACTGCGCCGACAACGACGAGCGCATCGGCGTCGAGATCATCCGCAAGGCCCTCTCCGCGCCTGTGAGGACCATCGCCCAGAACGCCGGCTTCGAGGGCTCCGTCGTGGTCGAGAAGATCAAGGGCCTGCCCGAGGGCGAGGGCCTCGACTCCGCAAACGGCGAGTGGGGCGACATGATCGAGATGGGCGTTCTCGACCCCGTCAAGGTCACCCGCACCACGCTGCAGAATGCGGCCTCCGTCTCGGGCCTGATCCTCATCACCGAGGCCACCGTCTCTGACGAGCCCAAGGACACCTCGATCGAGGATGCCATCTCCCGTGCGGCTGCTGCCGGCGGCCAGGGCGGCGGCATGTACTAA
- a CDS encoding NAD(+) synthase: MQDGFVKVAARSPKVSVADVHANVDACVAEAADAVRSDGAKLVVLPELCVTGYTCEDLFWQDELLDAAERGLRTLAERTTVLDALVLVGIPARVNDKLYNCAAALAHGELLGLVPKRNIPNYNEFYEARHFAAGPTDVSHVRFADWENIPFGTSQLFACSTLLQLKVAVEVCEDLWVASPPSIAHAQAGATVICNLSASNAVVGKADYRRELVVGQSARLVSAYVYASAGWGESTQDLVFSAHDLIAENGVLLAQASPFGEAAVTTEIDVASLSAERRRLSTFGCTPTAQDAGYEVTTFSLATADTRLTRRVDPHPFVPANPARRAERCEDVLSIQSHGLAKRLSHTRSDCAVVGVSGGLDSTLALLVCARAFDILGLDRSGILAVTMPGFGTTDRTHGNATVLADTLGATLREVDITTAVLQHFSDIGHDESDHSVTYENAQARERMQVLMDMANQEGGLVVGTGDLSELALGWATYNADHMSMYGVNAGIPKTLVRHLVRYVADITASDGLSRVLLDVLDTPVSPELLPATAHGTISQRTEDLVGPYELHDFFLYQVLRRGFAPRKVYRLARYALGEGTAAGYDDATILKWLRTFYRRFFSQQFKRSCLPDGPKVGSVAVSPRGDLRMPSDACANSWLRELAGLGK, from the coding sequence ATGCAGGATGGATTCGTCAAGGTTGCCGCCCGCTCGCCCAAGGTGAGCGTGGCCGACGTGCACGCCAACGTCGACGCCTGTGTTGCCGAGGCTGCTGATGCCGTGCGGTCCGATGGTGCCAAGCTGGTGGTGCTGCCCGAGCTCTGCGTCACGGGCTACACTTGCGAAGACCTCTTCTGGCAGGATGAGCTCCTCGATGCCGCCGAGCGTGGCCTTCGGACGCTGGCCGAGCGCACGACGGTGCTTGACGCGCTCGTGTTGGTCGGCATCCCTGCGCGCGTGAACGACAAGCTCTACAACTGCGCCGCTGCTCTCGCGCACGGCGAACTCCTAGGCCTGGTGCCCAAGCGCAATATCCCTAACTACAACGAGTTCTATGAGGCGCGCCACTTTGCGGCTGGGCCCACGGATGTGTCGCACGTCCGCTTCGCAGATTGGGAGAACATACCCTTTGGTACGTCCCAGCTGTTTGCCTGCAGCACTCTTCTGCAGCTCAAGGTAGCCGTGGAGGTCTGTGAGGACCTCTGGGTTGCCAGCCCGCCCTCCATCGCCCATGCTCAGGCGGGCGCCACGGTCATCTGCAACCTCTCCGCCTCCAATGCCGTGGTGGGCAAGGCGGACTACCGCCGCGAGCTTGTGGTGGGCCAGAGCGCACGCTTGGTTTCCGCCTACGTGTACGCAAGCGCCGGGTGGGGGGAGTCCACGCAAGACCTCGTGTTCTCCGCACATGACCTCATTGCCGAGAACGGCGTGCTTCTCGCGCAGGCCAGTCCCTTTGGCGAGGCTGCCGTTACCACCGAGATAGACGTGGCCTCGCTTTCCGCAGAACGTCGTCGCCTCTCCACGTTTGGCTGCACGCCAACGGCCCAAGACGCAGGCTACGAAGTCACGACCTTTTCGCTCGCCACGGCAGACACGCGTCTCACGCGACGCGTCGATCCGCACCCCTTCGTGCCGGCCAATCCAGCGCGCCGCGCCGAGCGCTGTGAGGACGTGCTCTCCATCCAGTCGCATGGCCTTGCCAAGCGCCTCTCGCACACGCGCTCCGACTGCGCCGTGGTGGGCGTATCCGGGGGGCTCGACTCCACGCTGGCACTGCTGGTCTGCGCCCGGGCCTTCGACATCCTCGGGTTGGATCGCTCCGGCATCCTCGCCGTCACCATGCCGGGCTTCGGCACCACAGACCGCACGCACGGCAACGCGACCGTGCTCGCCGACACCTTGGGCGCAACGCTCCGCGAGGTTGACATCACGACCGCCGTGCTCCAGCACTTCTCCGACATCGGCCACGACGAATCCGACCACTCCGTCACCTACGAGAACGCCCAGGCCCGCGAGCGCATGCAGGTCCTGATGGATATGGCCAACCAGGAGGGTGGCCTGGTCGTAGGCACCGGAGACCTCTCCGAGCTGGCGCTGGGCTGGGCCACCTACAATGCCGACCACATGAGCATGTACGGCGTGAACGCCGGCATCCCCAAGACGCTCGTGCGTCATCTCGTGCGCTATGTGGCGGACATCACCGCCTCCGACGGCCTCTCGCGCGTGCTGCTGGATGTTCTCGACACGCCCGTCTCGCCCGAGCTTCTGCCGGCGACGGCGCACGGCACCATCTCCCAGCGCACCGAGGACCTTGTCGGCCCATACGAGTTGCACGACTTCTTCCTCTACCAGGTCCTGCGTCGAGGCTTTGCTCCGCGTAAGGTGTACCGTCTCGCACGCTACGCGCTGGGGGAGGGGACGGCTGCTGGCTACGATGACGCTACGATCCTCAAGTGGCTGCGCACGTTCTACCGCAGGTTCTTCTCGCAGCAGTTCAAGCGCAGCTGCCTGCCCGACGGCCCTAAGGTAGGCTCGGTGGCGGTGAGCCCACGCGGGGACCTGCGCATGCCGAGCGACGCCTGCGCCAATTCCTGGCTGCGTGAGCTTGCCGGACTGGGGAAGTAG